ATCCGCAGGCAAAAGCTCGATATATACGACATTCCGATTGCGAAGGTCACACAACAGTATCTGGATTACCTCCATGTCATCGAAGAGATGGACGTGGACGTGGCTTCGGAATTCCTCCTCATTGCGGCCCAGCTGATTTACATCAAATCGCGGATGCTGTTGCCGCCGGATCCCGATGCTCCTCCTGAAGAGCAGGAAGATCCGAGAGCCGAACTGGTTCGCCGGTTGCTCGAATACGAGAAGTTCAAGAACGCTGCACAGATGCTATACCAGCGGGAGATGATCGAGAACGCCACCTGGTCGAATCCCGGCGACGCCGGAATCGAGAGCTCCGAACTCGAGCCGGAATTGAACGTGACGCTGTGGGATCTGCTGATGTCCTTCCGGGACGTCGTCAAACGGGCCGAAGAGCGGCCGCTGATGCAGCTTCATCGCGACGAATTCTCAGTCGAGCAGATGATGGCCTATCTGTTCGAAAAGATTATTTCGGCGCAGGGCCCCGTGGCGTTGACCGAGGTTTTACCCGAAATCACTTCGCGCCGCGGTTTGATCACGGCGTTTCTGGCGGTGTTGGAGCTGACCCGGCTTCACGCCATTTTCTTGAGACAAGACAAAGCTTTCGGAGAAATAACGGCTCGAGCGAATCCGGACTATGAATTATCAAAATCTTTCAGCCCTGCTTGAGGCAATTGTTTATCTTGCGAAGGAGCCCGTCAGCCTTGACGCGATTCACAAGGCTTTGCCGGATGTGGACC
This sequence is a window from Terriglobia bacterium. Protein-coding genes within it:
- a CDS encoding segregation/condensation protein A, with amino-acid sequence MVDLKISIPLYEGPLDLLLDLIRRQKLDIYDIPIAKVTQQYLDYLHVIEEMDVDVASEFLLIAAQLIYIKSRMLLPPDPDAPPEEQEDPRAELVRRLLEYEKFKNAAQMLYQREMIENATWSNPGDAGIESSELEPELNVTLWDLLMSFRDVVKRAEERPLMQLHRDEFSVEQMMAYLFEKIISAQGPVALTEVLPEITSRRGLITAFLAVLELTRLHAIFLRQDKAFGEITARANPDYELSKSFSPA